A window of the Desulfatirhabdium butyrativorans DSM 18734 genome harbors these coding sequences:
- a CDS encoding HyaD/HybD family hydrogenase maturation endopeptidase: MSPPHIMILGIGCILYRDEGFGVRVVERLGREYRFPDNVSLIDGGVLGVNLLGYMANADRLIVVDCIRNQGKPGDIHRLEQHELPERILAKNSLHQVDFLEALTLCTAIEKVPQTVVIGVEPEDIETLCTELTPTIEARIEPVMGLVLSEIERLGYPASPKSEAEIRADASCIGCMDQNDTITD; encoded by the coding sequence ATGAGCCCTCCGCACATCATGATCCTTGGCATCGGATGCATCCTGTATCGGGATGAGGGATTCGGGGTTCGCGTCGTCGAGCGGCTGGGCCGGGAATACCGATTTCCCGACAATGTGTCCCTGATCGATGGCGGCGTCCTGGGTGTCAACCTGTTGGGCTACATGGCGAATGCGGATCGGCTGATCGTTGTCGATTGCATCCGGAACCAGGGAAAGCCAGGAGACATCCACCGGCTGGAACAACACGAACTGCCCGAGCGGATCCTGGCCAAAAATTCTCTGCATCAGGTGGATTTTCTCGAAGCGCTGACTTTGTGCACCGCCATCGAAAAAGTCCCGCAAACCGTTGTCATCGGCGTCGAACCGGAAGACATCGAAACGCTCTGTACAGAGCTCACGCCCACAATCGAAGCCCGGATCGAACCCGTCATGGGACTTGTGCTGTCGGAGATCGAACGGCTGGGCTACCCGGCCTCGCCCAAGTCGGAAGCTGAAATCCGGGCCGATGCATCCTGTATTGGCTGTATGGATCAAAATGATACGATTACCGATTAA
- a CDS encoding FAD:protein FMN transferase, translated as MIALSRKHRTALAMIGFLCLMTGSGCDYRKEFQFSGPTMGTTYHITIKAPFWNSMTSLDRSIREELAAVNKSMSVYDKESEISRFNAIEDTRQSMEISERFAEVLSLSKQVWDLTEGAFDPTVFPLVRIWGFYTGNENGLPDEKTLEAIHHQVGFGYVRFDDRNHIGKCIPEISLDLGAIAKGYGVDQIAAVIRKAGYTDFLVEIGGEVVASGRKASDQPWRIGINYPDPAAPLDLVYKSLTLQNKAIATSGDYRNFRQIGGKRYAHIIDPRTGSPIDNGVVSVSVIADTCALADGLATGLMVMGHEKGIALVEGLPGTECLYLVKNAEGALQEFASSGFGKTP; from the coding sequence TTGATCGCATTATCCCGGAAACATCGGACTGCCCTCGCGATGATCGGCTTCCTGTGTCTGATGACAGGCAGCGGGTGTGACTACCGGAAGGAATTCCAATTCTCGGGCCCCACGATGGGAACGACTTACCATATCACCATCAAGGCGCCCTTCTGGAACTCGATGACAAGCCTCGATCGCTCCATCCGCGAAGAGCTGGCGGCAGTCAACAAGAGCATGTCCGTCTACGACAAGGAAAGCGAGATCTCCCGGTTCAACGCCATCGAAGATACCCGTCAATCGATGGAAATCTCGGAGCGATTTGCCGAAGTCCTCTCCCTTTCGAAACAGGTATGGGACCTGACCGAAGGGGCCTTCGATCCGACCGTTTTCCCATTGGTCCGGATTTGGGGGTTTTACACCGGCAACGAAAACGGTCTGCCGGATGAAAAGACGCTTGAAGCCATCCACCACCAAGTCGGGTTTGGCTATGTGCGCTTCGATGATCGCAACCACATCGGCAAATGCATCCCGGAAATATCGCTGGACCTGGGAGCAATCGCCAAAGGCTATGGCGTGGACCAGATCGCCGCTGTCATCCGGAAGGCCGGATATACGGACTTTCTGGTGGAAATCGGTGGAGAGGTGGTTGCGTCCGGCAGGAAAGCGAGCGATCAGCCCTGGAGAATCGGGATCAATTACCCGGATCCTGCCGCACCGCTCGATCTCGTCTACAAATCCCTCACCCTTCAGAATAAGGCCATTGCCACAAGCGGGGACTACCGCAACTTTCGCCAAATCGGCGGAAAGCGTTATGCCCATATCATCGACCCCCGCACGGGAAGCCCCATCGACAATGGTGTAGTGAGCGTCTCCGTGATTGCGGACACGTGCGCGCTGGCAGACGGCCTGGCCACCGGGCTCATGGTGATGGGTCACGAGAAGGGCATCGCGCTGGTCGAAGGGCTGCCGGGTACCGAGTGCCTCTATCTCGTCAAAAACGCCGAAGGCGCGCTGCAGGAGTTCGCCTCTTCCGGTTTCGGGAAGACCCCATGA
- a CDS encoding CDP-alcohol phosphatidyltransferase family protein, producing MLNLQKFPLNVPNSITILRILLTPLFIILLLKDMYRPALMTFAAAGISDGLDGFIARTTNQRTELGAHLDPLADKLLLMAAYICLGALKAIPTWLTVIVISRDVVIVLGIALLSLQGIGVAIQPSMISKATTVIQLVTVFVILAEWFLHAPMIRAALYWGTGLLTVISGLHYMYVGISLLQQGMETKKK from the coding sequence ATGTTGAACCTTCAAAAATTTCCGCTCAATGTTCCCAATTCCATCACCATCCTGCGCATACTGCTGACCCCGCTGTTCATCATTCTCCTGCTCAAGGACATGTATCGGCCGGCGCTGATGACTTTTGCAGCGGCCGGCATCAGCGACGGACTCGACGGTTTTATCGCCAGAACCACCAATCAGCGCACCGAGTTGGGCGCCCACCTCGATCCGCTTGCGGACAAACTGCTCCTGATGGCTGCCTACATTTGCCTTGGCGCACTGAAGGCTATTCCGACATGGCTTACCGTCATCGTCATCAGCCGGGATGTCGTCATCGTTCTGGGCATCGCCTTGCTGTCCCTGCAGGGGATCGGTGTGGCCATCCAGCCAAGCATGATCAGCAAAGCCACGACCGTGATACAACTGGTTACGGTATTCGTCATACTTGCCGAATGGTTCCTTCATGCCCCGATGATACGGGCGGCCCTGTATTGGGGGACAGGTCTTCTGACCGTGATTTCCGGACTTCACTACATGTATGTGGGCATCAGCCTTCTGCAGCAGGGAATGGAAACAAAGAAGAAATGA
- the rimO gene encoding 30S ribosomal protein S12 methylthiotransferase RimO produces MNIYWVSLGCAKNQVDSEWMVAECLRKGWHITDSPEDADVIVVNTCGFIEAAVNESIDTVLELAKWRKTGPCRSLIVIGCLVERYREKLQASLPEVDLFVGTAGFDRIVFLIEFAGDFRGCYLPSLEQIDGCAPAPRRTLSNPGMAYIKIAEGCDRHCTYCIIPRLRGRQKSRTVQTIVAEARHLIDAGAMELVLVAQETTAYGKDLADGTHIADLCRALAGISGKVWIRLLYGHPSSIDERLIETIREVPNLLPYFDIPIQHASDRILRRMGRCYGKDDILRLVERIRQRIADAVIRTTIITGFPGESRADFATLKALVQQVRFDHLGVFAYSDAEDIPAHALTDPVSRRTALARKDRIMTLQTDISRNRLETYIGKRIEVLIESQIEAGLWEGRAWFQAPEVDGSVIVTAGDLTVGKRVSIQVSDSLEYDLMGEVPA; encoded by the coding sequence ATGAACATTTACTGGGTCAGCCTCGGATGCGCCAAGAATCAGGTGGACAGCGAATGGATGGTGGCCGAATGTCTCCGGAAAGGGTGGCATATCACCGATAGTCCCGAAGATGCCGATGTCATTGTCGTGAATACCTGCGGTTTTATCGAGGCTGCGGTCAACGAGTCCATCGATACTGTTCTGGAACTTGCAAAATGGCGAAAAACGGGGCCTTGCCGATCCCTGATCGTCATCGGATGTCTGGTGGAGCGTTATCGGGAAAAGCTGCAGGCGTCCCTTCCCGAAGTCGATCTGTTCGTCGGGACGGCCGGTTTCGATCGGATCGTTTTTCTGATTGAATTTGCAGGAGATTTCCGGGGATGCTATCTTCCATCCCTGGAACAGATCGATGGATGCGCCCCGGCGCCGCGCAGAACCCTGTCGAATCCCGGAATGGCCTATATCAAGATAGCGGAAGGCTGTGACCGCCATTGCACCTATTGCATCATCCCCAGGCTTCGGGGCAGGCAGAAGAGCAGGACGGTCCAAACCATCGTGGCCGAGGCGCGCCATCTCATCGATGCGGGCGCAATGGAGCTTGTGCTGGTTGCGCAGGAAACAACAGCCTACGGAAAAGACCTGGCTGACGGAACCCATATCGCCGATCTGTGCAGGGCACTTGCCGGAATATCCGGAAAAGTCTGGATCCGGTTGCTGTACGGGCATCCGTCCAGTATCGACGAACGGCTCATCGAAACGATCCGTGAAGTACCCAATCTCCTGCCCTATTTCGACATACCGATCCAACACGCAAGCGATCGAATTCTTCGTCGAATGGGCAGATGCTACGGGAAGGACGATATTTTGCGCCTGGTCGAGCGAATTCGTCAGCGAATTGCAGATGCCGTAATCCGCACGACGATCATTACGGGGTTCCCTGGTGAAAGTCGGGCCGATTTCGCCACCCTGAAAGCACTGGTCCAGCAGGTGCGTTTCGACCATCTGGGCGTATTCGCGTATTCCGATGCGGAGGACATCCCGGCGCATGCGCTTACCGATCCGGTATCCAGGCGAACGGCCCTGGCCAGGAAGGATCGGATCATGACGCTTCAGACGGATATTTCGCGCAATCGGCTCGAGACATACATCGGTAAACGGATCGAGGTGCTCATTGAAAGCCAGATCGAAGCAGGGCTCTGGGAAGGAAGGGCCTGGTTTCAAGCTCCTGAAGTCGATGGATCGGTCATCGTCACGGCAGGGGATCTCACTGTCGGAAAACGTGTATCGATTCAGGTGAGTGATTCTCTGGAATACGATCTCATGGGAGAAGTACCTGCATGA
- a CDS encoding polyprenyl synthetase family protein encodes MTQLRKQILELVASDLSAIEEAIRQHLHPEVDFVSQVAGHILFSGGKRLRPLLMVLCARLCGYDRPFAVSFSTIFEYLHVATLLHDDLVDGALLRRGKPAAHTLWSPEAAVLTGDYLLARALSIAAEAGDIRIIRAIGHITENMAQGEIHQIQRKRDTSLSETEYEEVIRRKTAVLFQGACRISALLADAPEEYVVALSAYGFHLGMAFQMIDDLIDYTQDFPKSGKQAGADIREGKMTLPLIYALSVASADERQWIEALVKNPAFSDEMLQRLLGLLEKHDAFTYTRNRAVAHVQEAKRRLELFEPSELRSILEMVSDYCLQREN; translated from the coding sequence ATGACTCAGCTCAGGAAACAGATTCTGGAACTGGTGGCATCGGACCTGTCGGCCATCGAGGAAGCCATCCGGCAACATTTGCATCCGGAGGTGGACTTCGTGTCGCAAGTGGCCGGTCACATCCTGTTTTCAGGCGGAAAACGGTTGCGGCCCCTGTTGATGGTGCTCTGCGCAAGACTTTGCGGTTACGATCGACCGTTTGCCGTTTCGTTTTCAACCATTTTCGAATACCTGCACGTGGCTACCCTCCTGCATGACGATCTGGTGGATGGCGCGCTCCTGCGCCGGGGTAAACCGGCGGCGCATACTCTGTGGAGCCCGGAAGCCGCAGTTCTGACGGGTGATTATCTGCTGGCCCGGGCGCTTTCGATCGCAGCCGAAGCCGGTGATATCCGCATCATCCGGGCCATCGGCCACATCACCGAAAACATGGCCCAGGGAGAAATTCACCAGATTCAACGAAAGCGGGACACATCCCTGAGTGAAACCGAATACGAAGAAGTCATCCGTAGAAAAACGGCCGTTCTCTTTCAGGGGGCCTGCCGGATCAGTGCGCTTTTGGCCGATGCCCCGGAAGAATATGTTGTGGCGCTCTCCGCCTATGGTTTTCATCTGGGCATGGCCTTTCAGATGATCGATGACCTGATCGACTATACCCAGGATTTTCCGAAAAGCGGGAAGCAGGCCGGCGCCGACATCCGGGAAGGGAAAATGACGCTTCCACTCATTTACGCACTTTCCGTCGCCTCCGCAGACGAAAGGCAATGGATCGAGGCGCTTGTGAAAAATCCGGCCTTCAGCGATGAAATGCTGCAGCGTTTGCTGGGATTGCTTGAAAAACACGATGCCTTTACCTATACTCGAAACCGTGCCGTGGCACATGTGCAGGAGGCCAAACGGCGCCTGGAACTTTTCGAGCCATCGGAGTTGCGCTCGATTCTGGAAATGGTTTCTGACTATTGCCTGCAACGGGAGAACTAG
- a CDS encoding HypC/HybG/HupF family hydrogenase formation chaperone: MCLAIPSKIVEIQDQMATIDVEGVRRSASLLLLEDAAVGDYVIVHAGFAIHKIDPQIAQESLAVLRESVSLLDQTDPEEQTGLTLNQRMADRQPS, encoded by the coding sequence ATGTGTCTGGCCATTCCGTCCAAAATCGTCGAAATTCAGGATCAGATGGCAACCATCGATGTCGAAGGTGTGCGGCGAAGCGCGAGCCTTCTGCTGCTCGAAGATGCCGCAGTCGGCGATTATGTCATCGTTCACGCTGGCTTTGCCATCCACAAGATCGACCCCCAGATCGCTCAGGAATCGCTTGCCGTGCTGCGGGAATCCGTCTCACTTCTTGATCAAACCGACCCGGAAGAGCAGACAGGCCTGACGCTGAACCAGCGCATGGCCGATCGGCAGCCGTCCTGA
- the hypE gene encoding hydrogenase expression/formation protein HypE, translating to MPPSHSESITLDHGSGGRISHELTTRLIVPLFQNAVLETLHDGAFLSIGKERIAFTTDSYTVDPVFFPGGSIGDLAVNGTVNDLAMCGACPKWLSMGLILEEGLPVSDLERILSDMARAAQEAGVTIVTGDTKVVPRGAADRIFINTSGIGVIAENVHIGPDRAMPGDRILLSGTIADHGVCVLANRQGMGFDVPVRSDTAALNGLVQVMLDVDPNIHVLRDPTRGGLGTALNEIAGQSGVGIRISEDAIPLQPAVAGLCELLGYDPLYLANEGKLIAFVSPDTADRVLDAMKRHPLGQQAACIGEVVDPHPAKVVLKTRIGGKRIVDMLSGEQLPRIC from the coding sequence ATGCCCCCATCCCATTCCGAATCCATCACGCTCGATCATGGAAGCGGCGGTCGAATTTCCCACGAACTGACCACCCGCCTGATCGTTCCGCTTTTCCAGAACGCCGTCCTCGAAACGCTGCACGACGGGGCGTTTCTATCCATCGGAAAGGAGCGCATCGCCTTTACGACGGACAGCTATACCGTCGATCCGGTGTTTTTCCCCGGAGGCTCCATCGGGGATTTGGCCGTAAACGGAACGGTCAACGATCTGGCGATGTGCGGGGCCTGCCCCAAATGGCTGTCCATGGGGCTCATTCTCGAAGAGGGATTGCCGGTAAGCGATCTGGAGCGCATTTTGTCGGACATGGCCCGGGCAGCCCAGGAAGCAGGCGTTACGATCGTGACCGGAGACACCAAGGTCGTGCCCCGCGGAGCTGCGGATCGCATCTTCATCAACACCTCCGGGATTGGCGTCATTGCCGAAAACGTCCATATCGGTCCTGATCGGGCCATGCCGGGAGACCGGATCCTCTTGAGCGGCACCATTGCCGATCACGGGGTGTGCGTGCTCGCCAACCGTCAGGGCATGGGCTTCGATGTACCGGTCCGAAGCGATACGGCGGCATTGAACGGGCTCGTTCAGGTCATGCTCGATGTCGATCCGAACATCCATGTCCTGCGCGACCCGACCCGCGGGGGACTGGGAACGGCGTTGAACGAAATCGCCGGCCAATCGGGCGTCGGCATCCGGATCTCGGAAGACGCCATCCCGCTTCAGCCGGCTGTCGCAGGGCTTTGTGAACTCCTGGGCTACGATCCGCTGTATCTGGCCAACGAAGGCAAGCTGATCGCCTTCGTTTCTCCGGATACGGCCGATCGGGTGCTCGATGCCATGAAACGGCATCCTCTTGGCCAACAGGCCGCATGCATCGGCGAAGTGGTCGATCCCCATCCGGCCAAGGTGGTGCTCAAGACCCGAATCGGGGGCAAGCGCATCGTCGATATGCTCTCCGGTGAACAGTTGCCGCGGATATGCTGA
- the hypD gene encoding hydrogenase formation protein HypD, which produces MTITHAEEYREPQLVAPLIERIRRRSRKPVRLMEVCGTHTVSIFRSGIRSLLPETITLLSGPGCPVCVTAQRDIDACIALAAMPGVMLTTFGDLMRVPGSHGSLRQEKAAGHDIRIVYSAMDALELAAENPDRNVVFIGIGFETTAPTVAAAIAVANQRNIRNFLVYSVHKTVPQALEALVNDPETRIDGFLLPGHVSVITGLAAYRPFVSRHAIPCVVAGFEPADILLAIAMLIDQMEDGRAALENAYPRAVTEAGNAKAKALMQQVFEPVDAIWRGLGQIPASGLGFRGPYRNHDAAEALRPDPGNVQEPAACACGDVLKGIKTPLDCPLFGTACTPMHPVGPCMVSSEGTCAAYFRYHPRT; this is translated from the coding sequence ATGACCATCACCCACGCAGAAGAATACCGGGAACCACAACTGGTCGCCCCCCTGATCGAGCGAATCCGGCGCAGGAGCCGGAAACCGGTTCGTCTCATGGAAGTTTGCGGCACGCATACGGTATCGATTTTCCGAAGCGGCATCCGCTCCCTTCTCCCCGAGACGATCACGCTGCTTTCCGGCCCCGGATGCCCGGTCTGTGTAACGGCACAGCGAGACATCGATGCGTGTATCGCGCTGGCCGCCATGCCGGGCGTGATGCTGACCACTTTTGGCGATCTGATGCGGGTTCCCGGCAGTCATGGCTCCCTTCGCCAGGAAAAGGCGGCAGGTCACGACATCCGCATCGTCTATTCCGCAATGGATGCCCTCGAACTGGCGGCAGAAAATCCGGATCGCAATGTCGTTTTCATCGGCATCGGATTCGAGACGACGGCGCCGACGGTAGCGGCGGCGATCGCAGTGGCCAACCAACGGAATATCCGAAATTTTCTGGTGTATTCTGTTCACAAGACCGTACCGCAAGCCCTCGAAGCGCTGGTGAACGATCCGGAAACCCGCATTGACGGGTTCCTGCTGCCAGGCCATGTATCCGTCATCACGGGTCTGGCCGCATACCGGCCCTTCGTTTCCCGGCACGCCATCCCCTGTGTGGTGGCGGGCTTCGAACCTGCCGATATCCTGCTGGCCATCGCCATGCTGATCGACCAGATGGAAGACGGCCGTGCAGCGCTTGAAAACGCATACCCGAGGGCAGTCACCGAAGCAGGCAATGCCAAGGCCAAGGCCCTGATGCAGCAAGTCTTCGAACCCGTGGACGCCATCTGGCGCGGGCTTGGCCAAATCCCGGCCAGTGGTCTCGGGTTTCGCGGCCCGTATCGGAATCACGATGCTGCAGAAGCCCTTAGGCCCGATCCGGGAAACGTCCAGGAACCTGCGGCCTGCGCCTGCGGAGATGTTCTGAAAGGAATCAAAACCCCGCTGGACTGCCCATTGTTCGGCACCGCCTGCACGCCCATGCATCCCGTCGGTCCGTGCATGGTTTCCAGTGAAGGCACCTGTGCCGCCTATTTTCGCTATCATCCGAGAACCTGA
- the aprB gene encoding adenylyl-sulfate reductase subunit beta, with product MPSYVIAEKCDGCKGGDKTACMYICPNDLMVLDTTAMKAYNQEPDQCWECFSCVKICPSQAIEVRGYSDFVPLGSSVMPMMSSEDVMWTCKFRNGVIKRFKFPIRTTPEGEANAYEGLKGKDLDSPLLATEEADGKQIPKPALL from the coding sequence ATGCCAAGTTACGTAATTGCTGAAAAGTGCGATGGTTGCAAGGGTGGAGACAAAACCGCATGTATGTACATTTGCCCGAACGATCTCATGGTTCTCGACACCACGGCCATGAAGGCCTACAATCAGGAACCGGATCAGTGCTGGGAATGCTTTTCCTGCGTCAAAATCTGCCCCAGCCAGGCCATCGAAGTCCGCGGTTACTCCGATTTCGTACCGCTCGGCAGCAGCGTCATGCCCATGATGAGCTCCGAAGATGTCATGTGGACCTGCAAATTCCGGAACGGCGTCATCAAACGCTTCAAGTTCCCCATCCGCACTACCCCCGAAGGCGAAGCCAATGCCTATGAAGGTCTGAAAGGCAAGGACCTGGACAGCCCCCTGCTGGCTACCGAAGAAGCGGACGGCAAACAGATTCCGAAGCCAGCCCTGCTCTAA
- the hypF gene encoding carbamoyltransferase HypF, with the protein MRPDDASEAHQAADIDIQGIVQGVGFRPFVYQSALLHGLRGTVSNTSDGVHIHIEGSIAAIRSFIDRLSGSHLPPLARITRLTETPAASAGHQTFRIVPSREGLRRNTLISPDVCICDACLKELFDPRNRRYRYPFINCTHCGPRYTIIDDIPYDRPHTSMKGFQMCGRCQAEYDDPMDRRFHAQPNACPECGPRLCLHDANGQPVFPCADPLREAIALLQTGAIVAIKGLGGFHLACDATNEASVHRLRKRKRREEKPLAVMTPDIAAARGFARIETEDEALLRSRQRPIVLCEKAAGYFLAESVSPANRRIGVMLPYTPLHYLILSGGFAALVMTSANMSEEPIVYENEEAFARLAGIVDAFLVHDRPIYIRADDSVLLRAGTTCMPIRRSRGYVPAPVFIPRSLPTVLACGAELKNTVCLVRENEAFLSQHIGDLENLATYESFRFSIDHLQRILDVAPLVVAHDLHPDYLSTRYALELPGSLKKIGVQHHHAHIAACMAENGLEGRVIGIACDGTGWGPDGTIWGCEILEADYTGFRRMASLEAIAMPGGAAAVREPWRMAESYLYAVYGQDVMRLPFSFLKDERSAMLRTMIERSINCPKTSSLGRLFDGVAALLGLYHRVRFEGQAAMALEMAADPACDEPPYPMPIRENPQTDCLFISFRPLIEAIVGDIVAEIPIKTIASKFHRTLVEGLTETTQRVRLRTGLDRVVLSGGAFQNVILSVQLAKRLSESGFQVFTHHEAPCNDGGIALGQAVIAGYRFLEGDRNPVLP; encoded by the coding sequence ATGAGACCCGATGATGCCTCCGAAGCCCACCAGGCCGCCGATATCGACATCCAGGGTATCGTTCAAGGCGTCGGCTTCAGGCCTTTCGTATACCAATCGGCGCTGCTTCATGGGCTGAGGGGCACGGTTTCCAATACATCGGACGGGGTGCACATCCACATCGAAGGAAGCATAGCCGCCATCCGCTCCTTCATCGACCGGCTTTCCGGCAGCCATCTCCCCCCGCTTGCCCGCATTACCCGGTTGACCGAGACCCCCGCCGCCAGCGCCGGTCACCAAACCTTCCGGATCGTTCCCAGCCGGGAAGGCCTCCGCCGCAACACCCTCATCTCGCCCGACGTCTGCATCTGCGATGCCTGCCTGAAAGAGCTCTTCGATCCCCGAAACCGGCGCTATCGCTATCCCTTCATCAACTGCACCCATTGCGGCCCGCGCTACACCATCATCGACGATATTCCATACGACCGGCCCCATACATCGATGAAGGGATTTCAGATGTGCGGCCGCTGCCAGGCCGAATACGACGATCCGATGGATCGGCGGTTTCATGCCCAGCCGAACGCCTGCCCGGAATGCGGCCCAAGGCTTTGCCTGCACGATGCCAACGGGCAACCGGTTTTTCCCTGCGCCGATCCGCTTCGCGAAGCCATCGCCCTGTTGCAGACAGGGGCCATCGTCGCCATCAAGGGTCTTGGGGGCTTTCATCTGGCATGCGACGCCACAAACGAAGCATCCGTACATCGGCTCCGGAAACGCAAGCGCCGGGAAGAAAAGCCGCTGGCCGTCATGACCCCCGATATCGCTGCCGCAAGAGGTTTTGCCCGAATCGAAACGGAAGATGAAGCCCTGCTCCGCTCCAGACAGCGGCCGATCGTGCTCTGCGAAAAAGCGGCAGGCTATTTTCTGGCGGAAAGCGTTTCGCCCGCCAACCGCCGCATCGGCGTCATGCTGCCGTATACACCCCTGCATTATCTGATCCTGAGCGGAGGATTTGCGGCTCTGGTCATGACAAGCGCCAACATGAGCGAAGAGCCCATCGTATATGAAAACGAAGAGGCATTCGCGCGACTGGCGGGCATCGTCGATGCCTTTCTGGTTCACGACCGGCCCATTTACATCCGCGCGGACGATTCGGTCCTGCTCCGGGCAGGCACAACCTGCATGCCCATTCGCAGATCCCGGGGCTACGTCCCGGCACCGGTTTTCATTCCCAGATCCCTGCCCACCGTGCTGGCCTGCGGCGCAGAGCTCAAGAACACCGTTTGTCTGGTGCGGGAAAACGAGGCATTCCTGAGCCAGCACATCGGGGACCTCGAAAACCTGGCCACATACGAATCCTTCCGGTTCTCGATCGATCATCTCCAGCGCATCCTCGATGTCGCGCCCCTTGTCGTGGCGCATGATCTGCACCCGGATTATCTGAGCACCCGCTATGCGCTCGAGCTTCCGGGTTCACTGAAGAAAATCGGCGTCCAGCATCACCATGCCCACATCGCCGCATGCATGGCCGAAAACGGGCTCGAAGGCCGCGTCATCGGCATTGCCTGTGACGGGACGGGCTGGGGTCCGGATGGTACGATCTGGGGATGTGAAATACTCGAAGCCGATTATACCGGATTCCGGCGGATGGCATCCCTGGAAGCGATCGCCATGCCCGGCGGGGCCGCAGCCGTCCGGGAACCCTGGCGAATGGCCGAAAGCTATCTGTATGCCGTCTACGGCCAGGATGTGATGCGGCTGCCCTTTTCGTTTCTGAAAGATGAACGGTCAGCCATGCTGCGCACGATGATCGAGCGGAGCATCAACTGCCCCAAAACCTCGAGTCTGGGTCGCCTCTTCGACGGGGTCGCGGCCCTGCTCGGCTTGTACCACCGGGTTCGTTTTGAAGGTCAGGCGGCCATGGCGCTCGAAATGGCGGCCGATCCGGCCTGCGACGAGCCTCCCTACCCGATGCCGATCCGGGAAAACCCGCAAACCGATTGCCTGTTCATTTCGTTTCGCCCCTTGATCGAAGCCATCGTTGGGGATATAGTGGCGGAAATTCCGATCAAGACTATCGCTTCGAAATTTCATCGAACCCTGGTGGAGGGGCTCACCGAAACCACCCAGCGGGTTCGCCTCCGAACGGGTCTCGATCGGGTGGTGCTGAGCGGCGGCGCATTCCAGAACGTGATCCTCTCGGTACAGCTTGCCAAACGTCTGTCGGAGAGCGGATTTCAGGTATTCACTCACCACGAGGCGCCCTGCAACGACGGGGGCATCGCCCTCGGCCAGGCAGTCATTGCGGGCTACCGTTTTCTGGAAGGTGACCGGAATCCAGTTCTGCCATAG